Genomic DNA from Telopea speciosissima isolate NSW1024214 ecotype Mountain lineage chromosome 2, Tspe_v1, whole genome shotgun sequence:
TGGATGAGACTTTGTAAGCATGAAATAACTCTAAAATTTGTTCCCCTTGCCTTTGAATTTGCTGGCTGTTTCTCACTAAACTTTTTGGTAAAGGAAAGCAAAATCTGTTGGTCATTAAATCATTCCACAATGCTTCTATATTGCGTTTCACCATTATAATATGGAAAGTTTCTCTGGGAAGTGAAATATATTCCACAATGCTTCTATATTgtgaaaaatatattacatGGATTGATCCAGTTTTTTTGTAGCAAAGACAAAATCCTTTAACTAGGTTTCCTTCTAAGAAATATGTCAATAATGTGTCACGCATATATCCAGTCCAGTTTTCAATAAGATGACACTGTTATCAAAAGATTGGTCAGTTTCATATTGGTCAAGCCGTCAACTAGGTGTACAGACGCCTCTTACGCCTTCTTGGGTTACCTAGATGTCCAAGCCCCCTCCAGCACCTTGAGTTGCCTGGTTGCCTTTACAACTATGGTCAGTCTTAACTTCATGAGGTGGAAGatactttctttttcctcttgttTTTCGGCTTCACAGCATCTTTCAAAGTATTATCTTCATTCACACTCTTTTGTGCTCCACTGGCTTCAATTGGGGCAGGCCTATTATCACAAACATCTAGTACAGGCTCCTCGGCCTCGACTTTGGTAAGCCTTTTATCATGTCTTGATactttttgttccttgtttcGTCTCTGTGTCACTGCATCACATGCAAATCTTTTAATATCTGCAACAACTAGTACATTTTTGTGTATCAAAAAAGGTAGGTAAGTTTATATGCCTTCCTGAAAATAAAGCAACAGCCATAAAACCAATATAGCATCAAAATCCTGCCTATACAGACAGTTTGAAACCCACTTAATAAAAATGTTCTTAAGAGGCTAGAAAGCACAACTttgcaatctctctctctctctctctctcttagattCTAACTGGAACTCAACAACCAGAAATTACATTTACATCAAGcagtaagaaaagaaaaggtgtctctttttctataaaaacacaaaaagaaaaggacaaaagaataaaaaaattaaacttgGATACCAGATACAGCTAGAGAAGTTCTATGGGAATTAGATCAATGCCCTTTGAGTATGATCcctaaaggaataaaagaagacAAAGAACCAGTTCTAAGTTCTGATGAAGCACAACAGCATGATCAACGAGGTTTATAGTCAACCAAGTCAGAATTATTCAAGTACTGGATTGCGGTAtcgaaagtttttttttttggctagtTTGGAATTGACATTCACAATACCACTCAATATATGGGCTTCCAAGATATTTAACATTACATGAAGATATTCAAAATAGATTTTATTCTTATACTCAAAGTaacatcaaacaaaatttttaaGCATGAAACGTACCTAGTTCATGGCTCATGGAACTAATATCACCACCTCTTGCATTGGTTACAGGTTGAGATGCTTGGGTTTCACTTTCCATACCATTTCCCACAGTGAGAGAGCTTTCCTCTGGTCTTTCCTTTAATCTCTCTGTGGTATGCATACCAGCTTCCTTCTTTACAACAGATTGTTCCTGGTGCACTCTCATTCTGATATCAGGACCATTGACATCCATGGCAACTGATGTTGGGTGACGCTTAATTTTCCTAAGTGTTCTTTCTGTGTTGTGTGCTTCAACCTAAACAATTGCACTGAAAAACTCAGATGTGAAACAGGAATGAACAAACTCAATGGGTGAGAAGTGAAACCAACACCTCGATGAGAATTGAGAAGACTGATCAACTACTAAAACaaatcattttttattcactttTAAATTCAGCACTCAGCAAAAACAAAAGCACTACCGGTACTTTTGTATTTACAATTCAAATAAACGACACAACAGTATTGAAGGCTTGCAGCAAAGTGAAAGCAGACTACTGAGCACcattaaatagaaataaataaataaaaaaagacaagaaaaaagaaaacttacAGACACTAACTATGGTACCCATCCAAGCCAAAATAACTAAAAAAAGCAACCATGAAGCCTCGGTCACCTAGGAAAACCTAGGCAAGAACCATATCCAACAAACATGGCAACCTAATGCCTTAGCCTCCACAGGATGCCTTCGTGCCAAGGTGATGCCTTAATAATATTGTACAGGTACTTTAACATAATCTATAATCATACTTGACAATTTTACATTTTTGTATGCTTTGAGCATTTTGTATGTGAttgttaaaatatttttgttcaaactcCAAACTCTGGTAAGCAATTTGCATCAATTATGGCATTCAGAGCCTAAACTCAGCCCACAAATAGATGACAAATTAgacaagggaaaaagaagggaaaacttGAGTAAGCATAAAAATACTTTCTATAGCTTCACTATTCAGGACGATCAAGAAACATTTGGGAAGTAAAAAATTAGCTTTTTAAGCATAAAACATCATTCTCCAGAAATAAATACCAGAAGACTGGACAAAGAAAGTTGTATACAGAAAGAACTCAcagcattttttattttgcttgtTATATCAGTGACTTTAACAGAAGAAATACGCAAACACTGCATTATCACACTCTGCATGACACCCTCTCCACCAGCCTTTTGGACTGCACAAACATCACCATTGGAATTCAAAGTAGCAGTCATCCTTCCTCCCATTATAGCTTCTTCATAGTGAGTAGGATCTATTGCCTACACAGAACCACCGAGTCAGAAAGACTAATTCGAGAAAACAGATCCAAACTCTTTAAGCATTTCACTGGGACCAGCCGAGTATTAAAGGACATGTTTTAGGATTCAGTATGCCTACCACAGTGTTACCATCACCAAAAAATGCAAAGGTCACTGCTATGGGTAGATGATGTATTATCAGTGGAAGAGGCTCCTTCACCTATCAAAATGCAAAAGAATATGCATAGTTAAAAATAGAAGACAATCAAGCAGCTTGATACTAGTTTCTTAACTTTGAAATGCCACAACAAGAGCATCCATCAGTCTCTATTATGTCACACAACcataattctctctctctctcttcagaaAACTTCACACATAGAACAGTAGCTGAAGGAGAGAATACTCtacataaaatttaataaattgaTTGATGTTGACCATGTTTGGCTCCACCTAGAAACcatgatttttgaaaatccccACTCCCCAATCTTCATCAATATTGTAAGCTTCACCTCtaaaatttcagttttttgAGGACATAATTTTCAATTAGCCCTTGTcaaattttgttttggattgATAGGATCTTTCAAGATTATAGAGCTCATTTTCCCTTGTTTTGGGTTTCTAAAAATGAAAATACTCTGTTCTCTCCCACCCACTTGTATTCTCAGAAATCTTGGAGTGAAATTGTAGTTTGGATACTTAAATTATTCTTTACAACTGTCAATGATATACACAACCTTGCCAAGGGTAACCTCCCTTGATAGTCCACCTAATTCTACTATGTGGCAAGATGAAATGGCAAGTCCATTAGGATAGATTGGTCAAGGTCTGGATTGGCCACATGTCAAGTTCTAGAGAAATACCCTCGTACCTCCATTTACCTATGTATTTTTCTAGCAACCATCTTCCTTCTCTATTTGGAAGGGGCTTCTCGCCAAGTGCTGACCTCAGAGGAGAAGAATCCTGCCCTTCGATAGAGAATGGAACTAGGTGGATATGGCCTTTGCTGGCAACTCCAGCTATGATGTTGTGGGTAAGCTGGCCTTTGGTGCCGCCACTTACCATATCTGGTTTGAGCctaaccttagaagatggacgtccaactccaTATCCTTCCAGCAGATTTGGGACACCATCTCCTTTGACATCAGAAGCAAGTTACCAGTTATCCTCCCTAGTGCATTAACTGGTCTTCCTTTTTCCTTGTATCTTCCCCGTGCTCCTCATAGTTGAGGCGGGGCTTTGTGTTGTATTGTTCCActctttctcccttcctttcttggggagttcttgtattctttcccttttttgtaatatattttcttattcacccaaaaaaaatttacactTATGCAATTGATATTGACAATTTACCACATAGGTACCTTAGATCTCATTCCTCAATAGAGAAAATGTAAGAAGAGCAAACCTCAGGTGGATGAATTATCACTTCTTGACCATCTTCTCCTCCTAATGTACATTCAGGTCTTCGGAATGTCAGAAGTGCAGCCAAAGCCGCAATATTAGCAGCATCAACAAGATTCCTGAGACCAGAAAAACATAACTATAGTGTGGTATCAAAGAGAATGGAAATTAGTCCAAATAGATAGACTTCACAACATACCCTCCATTATCCAAAATGTGAAGATCAACACGGATGGACCATACTAACTTCCCAGCAACAACACAGAGTGATTCTGTATCCACAGCCCTGCTTTCCCTGCAAGGGTACTTTCAAACTTTTAAAGGGTCCGTATTTCTATAAGAAATTGCAAGTGGTAAAAAtaagaagggggaaaaataaATCCTTAGGAGGATCATAAAATTAAACCTGAGATGCAGTAGAAATGATTCCCATACCCATGGTTCAAATTTCAATGATATTTTAGAAAGGGTCATTTGAAACATTAAGACTAAGTTTATTTGGGAGAAAATATTTATTCTGTCGAGAACTCTTCTTTAGTATTTTCTAAGTATTTACTGAAGAAACAACAGCACACATTTATGAGATCTTAAGGTGTGCTAGACTCTAGGTGTACAAATTTTCTAGGTTTTAGAGCTCATTTTTTAGGTTCACTGCTTTTAtgatattttggatattttctcAGTAAGATCAGTGAAAAAGCAAAAGCACAAAATCCATCATGCATTTCTCTTACCAAAATTTTCAGCAGCATGAGTAATGACAACCTTATGGCATGATGTTCAAAACATttacaaaagaagagaagattcacCTTAGACCACGGTCTATTATACGTCCCAGTTCCACAGCAAACTCCCCAGGTCGCCCTGCCTCAAATGAAGGGTCAGCCATTGGTGAAAATGCAGTATAAATTGACAGAGTCCCTTCATTTGGCCTATCTCGATAAGGTTGTACCATTTGAGAAGTGACAATACCCATAACACGAGTCTGACCCAGTTGCACCTCCGATGAACCATCCTCTCTGCAGATTCAATACAATTATTAGAGAAAAAGATGAAGGATGAGTACCTTCACAAGCAGGCCAATGTCCATAAATGCTTATTCTTCTTTCACAGATATTACAGGAAATATTGCATCCAGAAAGCCAAAGCACTACTAGGACTCCACAACCAGGTAAT
This window encodes:
- the LOC122651592 gene encoding exosome complex component RRP45B-like, coding for MEQRLANTWCMTVNEKKFIETALLSDLRVDGRRPFDYRHLTVSFGREDGSSEVQLGQTRVMGIVTSQMVQPYRDRPNEGTLSIYTAFSPMADPSFEAGRPGEFAVELGRIIDRGLRESRAVDTESLCVVAGKLVWSIRVDLHILDNGGNLVDAANIAALAALLTFRRPECTLGGEDGQEVIIHPPEVKEPLPLIIHHLPIAVTFAFFGDGNTVAIDPTHYEEAIMGGRMTATLNSNGDVCAVQKAGGEGVMQSVIMQCLRISSVKVTDITSKIKNA